In one window of Myotis daubentonii chromosome 13, mMyoDau2.1, whole genome shotgun sequence DNA:
- the HNRNPF gene encoding heterogeneous nuclear ribonucleoprotein F: MMLGPEGGEGFVVKLRGLPWSCSIEDVQNFLSGCIIHDGSAGIHFIYTREGRQSGEAFVELESEDDVKMALKKDRESMGHRYIEVFKSHRTEMDWVLKHSGPNSADTANDGFVRLRGLPFGCTKEEIVQFFSGLEIVPNGITLPVDPEGKITGEAFVQFASQELAEKALGKHKERIGHRYIEVFKSSQEEVRTYSDPPLKFMSVQRPGPYDRPGTARRYIGIVKQAGLDRMRSGAYSAGYGGYEEYSGLSDGYGFTADMFGRDLSYCLSGVYDHRYGDGEFTVQSTTGHCVHMRGLPYKATENDIYNFFSPLNPVRVHIEIGPDGRVTGEADVEFATHEEAVAAMSKDRANMQHRYIELFLNSTTGASNGAYSSQMMQGMGVSAQSTYSGLESPSVSGCYGAASYSGQNSMTGYD, translated from the coding sequence ATGATGCTGGGCCCTGAGGGAGGTGAAGGCTTTGTGGTCAAGCTCCGTGGCCTGCCCTGGTCCTGCTCTATTGAGGATGTGCAGAATTTCCTCTCCGGCTGCATAATTCATGATGGGTCCGCAGGCATTCATTTCATCTACACTagagaaggcaggcagagtggtgagGCTTTCGTTGAACTTGAATCCGAAGATGACGTGAAAATGGCCCTTAAAAAGGACAGGGAAAGCATGGGACACCGGTACATTGAGGTGTTCAAGTCCCACAGAACCGAGATGGATTGGGTGTTGAAGCACAGTGGTCCAAACAGTGCTGACACTGCTAATGATGGCTTCGTGCGGCTTCGAGGACTCCCATTTGGATGCACCAAGGAGGAAATTGTTCAGTTCTTCTCAGGGTTGGAAATCGTGCCAAATGGGATCACATTGCCTGTGGACCCTGAGGGCAAGATTACAGGGGAAGCCTTTGTGCAGTTTGCCTCACAGGAGTTAGCTGAGAAGGCTCTAGGAAAGCACAAGGAGAGAATAGGGCACAGGTATATTGAAGTGTTCAAGAGCAGTCAGGAAGAAGTTAGGACATATTCAGATCCCCCTCTGAAATTTATGTCTGTACAGCGGCCAGGGCCCTATGACCGTCCTGGTACAGCCAGGAGATATATTGGCATTGTCAAGCAGGCAGGCTTGGATAGGATGAGGTCTGGTGCTTACAGTGCAGGCTATGGGGGCTATGAGGAGTATAGCGGTCTCAGCGATGGCTATGGCTTTACCGCTGACATGTTTGGAAGAGACCTCAGTTACTGTCTCTCGGGGGTGTATGACCACAGATATGGAGATGGCGAGTTCACTGTCCAGAGTACCACTGGACACTGTGTCCACATGAGAGGGCTGCCATATAAAGCTACAGAGAATGACATTTACAACTTCTTCTCTCCTCTCAACCCTGTAAGAGTCCATATTGAGATTGGCCCTGATGGAAGAGTGACGGGCGAAGCTGATGTTGAGTTTGCCACTCATGAAGAAGCTGTGGCAGCTATGTCCAAAGACAGGGCCAACATGCAGCATAGATACATAGAACTTTTCTTGAATTCCACAACAGGGGCTAGCAATGGGGCATATAGCAGCCAGATGATGCAGGGCATGGGAGTATCAGCCCAGTCCACTTACAGTGGCCTTGAGAGCCCATCTGTGAGTGGCTGTTACGGAGCTGCTAGCTACAGTGGCCAGAACAGCATGACTGGATAtgactaa